A stretch of the Bacillus anthracis str. Vollum genome encodes the following:
- the pyrK gene encoding dihydroorotate oxidase B electron transfer subunit — MMQKQNMIVVNQKEIAKNIYELVLQGTLVQQMNEPGQFVHIKVAEGIAPLLRRPISICNVDQEKNEFTMLYRAEGQGTKTLATRKQGEMVDVLGPLGHGFPVEEAEAGQTALLVGGGIGVPPLYELSQRLVAKGVRVIHILGFQTKDVVFYEEKFAELGDTYVATVDGTHGTKGFVTDVIDHYGIDFDILYSCGPLAMLRALEGRYKEKKAYISLEERMGCGIGACFACVCHLQEDPSGHSYKKVCSDGPVFPIGEVVL; from the coding sequence ATGATGCAAAAGCAAAATATGATCGTCGTTAATCAAAAAGAAATCGCAAAGAACATTTACGAATTAGTGCTTCAAGGAACGTTAGTACAGCAAATGAACGAACCAGGGCAGTTTGTACACATTAAGGTAGCAGAGGGCATTGCGCCCCTTCTGCGCCGCCCAATTAGTATTTGTAATGTAGATCAAGAGAAGAACGAATTTACAATGCTATATCGTGCGGAAGGACAAGGGACAAAAACATTAGCAACTAGAAAACAAGGTGAAATGGTAGACGTACTAGGACCACTAGGACACGGTTTTCCTGTAGAAGAAGCAGAAGCTGGTCAAACAGCTTTACTAGTAGGCGGGGGAATTGGTGTGCCACCACTTTATGAATTATCACAGCGCCTCGTTGCAAAAGGTGTACGTGTGATTCACATCTTAGGTTTTCAAACGAAAGATGTAGTTTTCTATGAAGAAAAATTTGCAGAACTTGGTGATACGTACGTTGCGACAGTAGACGGTACACACGGTACAAAAGGATTTGTCACAGATGTAATTGATCATTACGGAATTGACTTTGATATTCTTTATTCATGTGGTCCGTTAGCGATGCTTCGTGCATTAGAAGGACGTTACAAAGAGAAAAAAGCCTATATTTCATTAGAAGAACGTATGGGCTGTGGTATTGGAGCTTGTTTCGCATGTGTATGCCACTTACAAGAAGATCCAAGTGGACATTCTTACAAGAAGGTGTGTAGCGACGGACCAGTATTTCCAATCGGGGAGGTTGTACTATGA
- the carB gene encoding carbamoyl-phosphate synthase large subunit: MPKRLDINTILVIGSGPIVIGQAAEFDYSGTQACQSLKEEGYKVILVNSNPATIMTDTATADKVYIEPLTLEFVSRIIRKERPDAILPTLGGQTGLNMAVELAKSGVLEECGVEILGTKLSAIEQAEDRDLFRTLMQELNEPTPPSEIIHNLDEAYGFVNEIGYPVIVRPAFTLGGTGGGICHNEEELIEIVTSGLKHSPVTQCLLEKSIAGCKEIEYEVMRDSNDNAIVVCNMENIDPVGVHTGDSIVVAPSQTLSDREYQMLRNTSLRIIRALGIEGGCNVQLALDPYSFQYYVIEVNPRVSRSSALASKATGYPIAKLAAKIAVGLTLDEIVNPVTQKTYACFEPALDYVVSKIPRWPFDKFESANRTLGTQMKATGEVMSIGRNLEESLLKAVRSLELGIYHLELDHLKELDKETMKKRIIKADDERLFIVAEAIRQGVTKEEINEWCEMDFFFLQKVENIVNMEREVKANVGNMEVLQTAKEMGFSDHYIAAAWNKTEREIYDMRKENNMTPVFKMVDTCAAEFESATPYYYSTYADENELIVTDRKSVVVLGSGPIRIGQGVEFDYATVHSVWAIKEAGYEAIIINNNPETVSTDFSISDKLYFEPLTIEDVMHIIDLEKPEGVIVQFGGQTAINLAAKLEEHGVKILGTSLEDLDRAEDRDKFEAALTKLGIPQPVGKTATTVEQAVAIAEEIGYPVLVRPSYVLGGRAMEIVYRQEELLHYMKNAVKVHADHPVLIDRYMVGKEIEVDAISDGENVFIPGIMEHIERAGVHSGDSIGVYPPQSLSEKLKEQIIEHTIALGKGLNIVGLLNIQFVVFKDQVYVIEVNPRASRTVPFLSKITGVPMANVATKVILGQDLVEQGYGTGYHPEEKEVYVKAPVFSFAKLRSVDTTLGPEMKSTGEVMGKDLTLEKALYKGLVASGINIPTHGSVIITVADKDKEEAMEIAKRFHEIGYNLLATAGTAQSLTEQNIPVQVVNKIDSEDYNLLDIIRQGKAQFVINTLTKGKQPARDGFRIRRESVENGVACLTSLDTTRAILRVLESMTFSAHSMKEITQTKRHEVVHA; this comes from the coding sequence ATGCCAAAACGCCTAGACATTAACACAATTTTAGTAATCGGATCAGGACCAATTGTAATTGGGCAAGCAGCGGAGTTTGACTACTCTGGTACACAAGCTTGTCAATCTCTTAAAGAGGAAGGTTACAAAGTAATCCTTGTTAACTCTAACCCAGCAACAATTATGACTGATACTGCAACAGCAGATAAAGTATATATTGAGCCTTTAACATTAGAATTCGTCAGCCGCATTATTCGTAAAGAACGTCCAGATGCAATCTTACCAACATTAGGTGGTCAAACAGGTTTAAACATGGCTGTTGAACTTGCAAAATCAGGCGTACTTGAAGAGTGCGGAGTTGAAATTTTAGGAACGAAATTATCAGCAATCGAGCAAGCGGAAGATCGTGATTTATTCCGTACATTAATGCAAGAGTTAAATGAACCAACACCACCAAGTGAAATTATTCATAACCTTGATGAAGCATATGGATTTGTAAACGAAATTGGTTATCCAGTAATCGTTCGTCCAGCATTTACATTAGGCGGAACGGGCGGCGGAATTTGTCATAACGAAGAAGAGCTAATTGAAATTGTAACAAGTGGTTTAAAACATAGTCCAGTAACGCAATGTTTATTAGAGAAAAGTATTGCTGGCTGTAAAGAAATTGAATATGAAGTAATGCGTGATTCAAATGATAACGCGATTGTAGTATGTAACATGGAAAACATCGATCCAGTTGGTGTTCATACGGGTGATTCTATCGTTGTAGCACCAAGCCAAACGCTAAGCGATCGTGAATACCAAATGTTGCGTAACACTTCATTACGAATTATTCGTGCACTAGGAATTGAAGGTGGATGTAACGTTCAGCTTGCATTAGATCCATATAGCTTCCAATACTATGTAATCGAAGTAAATCCACGTGTAAGTCGTTCATCTGCACTAGCATCTAAAGCAACTGGATATCCAATTGCGAAATTAGCAGCGAAAATTGCAGTCGGCTTAACATTAGATGAAATTGTAAACCCAGTAACACAAAAAACTTACGCTTGCTTCGAGCCAGCACTAGACTATGTTGTTTCAAAAATTCCACGCTGGCCATTTGATAAGTTTGAATCAGCGAACAGAACACTTGGAACGCAAATGAAAGCAACTGGTGAAGTTATGTCAATCGGACGTAACTTAGAAGAATCATTATTAAAAGCAGTTCGTTCTTTAGAGCTTGGCATTTATCACTTAGAATTAGACCACTTAAAAGAACTTGATAAAGAAACAATGAAAAAACGCATTATTAAAGCAGATGATGAGCGACTGTTTATCGTAGCAGAAGCGATTCGTCAAGGTGTAACGAAAGAAGAGATTAACGAATGGTGTGAAATGGACTTCTTCTTCTTACAAAAAGTTGAAAACATCGTAAATATGGAACGCGAAGTAAAAGCGAATGTAGGAAATATGGAAGTACTACAAACTGCGAAAGAAATGGGCTTCAGCGATCACTATATTGCAGCAGCTTGGAACAAAACGGAGCGCGAAATTTACGATATGCGTAAAGAAAATAATATGACGCCAGTATTCAAAATGGTAGATACTTGTGCAGCAGAGTTTGAATCTGCAACACCGTATTACTACAGCACATACGCTGATGAGAACGAATTAATTGTAACAGATCGTAAGAGTGTAGTAGTTCTAGGATCTGGACCAATCCGCATTGGTCAAGGTGTTGAGTTTGACTACGCAACAGTTCACTCAGTATGGGCAATTAAAGAAGCTGGATATGAAGCAATTATCATTAACAATAACCCAGAAACTGTTTCAACAGACTTCAGTATTTCTGACAAATTATACTTTGAACCATTAACAATCGAAGATGTAATGCACATCATCGATTTAGAAAAACCAGAAGGTGTTATCGTTCAGTTCGGTGGACAAACGGCAATTAACCTAGCGGCGAAATTAGAAGAACATGGTGTGAAGATTTTAGGAACATCACTTGAAGACTTAGACCGTGCAGAAGATCGTGATAAATTCGAAGCTGCTTTAACAAAGCTTGGTATCCCACAACCAGTTGGTAAAACAGCAACGACTGTAGAACAAGCGGTAGCAATCGCAGAAGAAATTGGTTACCCAGTATTAGTAAGACCATCTTACGTACTAGGTGGACGTGCGATGGAAATCGTATATCGTCAAGAAGAACTACTGCACTACATGAAAAATGCAGTTAAAGTTCACGCAGATCACCCAGTATTAATCGACCGTTACATGGTTGGTAAAGAAATTGAAGTAGATGCAATTTCGGATGGTGAGAATGTATTCATTCCAGGTATTATGGAACATATTGAACGCGCTGGAGTTCACTCTGGTGACTCAATTGGAGTATATCCACCACAAAGTTTATCTGAAAAACTAAAAGAACAAATCATTGAACATACAATTGCACTTGGAAAAGGATTAAACATTGTTGGATTACTAAATATCCAGTTTGTAGTATTCAAAGATCAAGTGTACGTAATTGAAGTAAATCCACGTGCAAGCCGTACAGTACCGTTCTTAAGTAAAATTACAGGCGTACCGATGGCGAATGTTGCAACGAAAGTTATTTTAGGGCAAGACCTAGTAGAGCAAGGATACGGAACTGGCTATCACCCAGAAGAGAAAGAAGTATATGTAAAAGCTCCGGTATTCTCATTCGCGAAACTACGCTCAGTTGATACAACATTAGGACCTGAAATGAAATCAACAGGGGAAGTAATGGGTAAAGACTTAACGCTTGAAAAAGCATTATACAAAGGGTTAGTTGCTTCTGGAATTAACATCCCAACGCACGGCTCAGTAATCATTACTGTAGCGGATAAAGATAAAGAAGAGGCGATGGAAATTGCAAAACGTTTCCACGAAATCGGCTATAACTTATTAGCAACAGCTGGAACAGCACAATCGTTAACAGAGCAAAATATCCCAGTACAAGTTGTAAACAAAATTGATTCTGAAGACTACAACTTACTAGATATTATCCGTCAAGGAAAAGCACAGTTTGTAATCAATACATTAACAAAAGGTAAACAACCAGCGCGTGATGGTTTCCGCATTCGCCGTGAATCAGTAGAAAATGGTGTAGCTTGCTTAACATCACTTGATACAACGAGAGCAATCTTACGAGTATTAGAATCTATGACATTCTCAGCTCATTCAATGAAAGAAATTACGCAAACAAAGCGTCACGAGGTGGTACATGCATGA